In Vitis riparia cultivar Riparia Gloire de Montpellier isolate 1030 chromosome 19, EGFV_Vit.rip_1.0, whole genome shotgun sequence, the following proteins share a genomic window:
- the LOC117909658 gene encoding cellulose synthase-like protein E1 has protein sequence MGSEGYAPLFETRRAKGRFLYRMFSASMFLGICLIWAYRVIHIPTEDGRWGWIGLLLAELWFGLYWLLTQASRWNPIYRSTFKDRLSQRYEKDLPAVDIFVCTADPVIEPPIMVINTVLSVMAYDYPQEKLGVYLSDDAGSELTFYALLEASHFSKHWIPYCKKFKIEPRSPAVYFSLTSHLHDADQAKELELIQKLYEEMKDRIETATKLGRIPEEVLMQQKGFSQWDSFSSRHDHDTILQILIDGRDPNAMDVEGSKLPTLVYLAREKRPKHPHNFKAGAMNALIRVSSKISNGAIILNVDCDMYSNNSHSIRDALCFFMDEEKGQEIAFVQYPQNFENITKNELYSSSLRVISEVEFHGLDGYGGPMYIGTGCFHRRDTLCGRKFSKDYRNEWKRESIKTEESAHELQESLKNLASCRYEGDTQWGNEMGLKYGCPVEDVITGLSIQCLGWKSVYLNPAQKAFLGVAPKTLEQTLVQHKRWSEGDLQILLSKYSPAWYGLGRISPGLILGYCTYCLWPLNSLATLSYCIVPSLFLLHGIPLFPQVSSPWFLPFAYVILAKYSGSLAEFLWSGGTLLGWWNDQRIWLFKRTTSYLFAFMDTILRLLGFSETSFILTAKVADEDVSQRYEGEMMEFGGSSPMFTILATLAMFNLFCIVGVVKKVGLDMEVYKTMALQILLAVVLLLINWPLYQGLFLRKDNGKMPCSLTVKSVLLALVACACSTFFHFLLS, from the exons atggggaGTGAAGGTTATGCTCCACTATTTGAAACAAGGAGAGCTAAGGGAAGATTCCTATACAGGATGTTTTCAGCATCCATGTTTTTGGGGATATGCTTGATTTGGGCTTACAGGGTCATTCACATCCCAACGGAAGATGGCAGATGGGGTTGGATTGGATTGCTTTTGGCTGAGCTCTGGTTTGGCCTTTACTGGCTTCTCACTCAAGCTTCTCGCTGGAACCCCATCTATCGATCCACTTTCAAGGACAGGCTCTCACAAAG GTATGAAAAAGACCTCCCAGCTGTTGATATATTTGTGTGCACGGCAGACCCTGTGATAGAGCCACCAATAATGGTGATCAACACTGTTTTATCAGTCATGGCATACGATTATCCGCAGGAAAAACTTGGTGTATACCTATCTGATGATGCTGGTTCAGAGTTAACATTCTATGCTCTGTTAGAGGCTTCCCATTTCTCCAAGCACTGGATACCTTACTGCAAGAAGTTCAAAATCGAGCCAAGGTCGCCTGCAGTCTATTTTTCCTTGACATCCCACCTACATGATGCTGATCAGGCTAAAGAATTGGAGCTTATCCAG AAATTGTATGAAGAGATGAAGGACAGAATTGAAACTGCTACCAAGCTAGGTCGAATTCCTGAAGAAGTACTCATGCAGCAGAAAGGATTTTCTCAGTGGGATTCATTTTCTTCTCGGCATGACCATGATACCATCCTTCAA ATACTAATTGATGGGAGAGACCCAAATGCCATGGATGTTGAAGGGAGCAAATTGCCAACTCTGGTATACTTGGCTCGTGAAAAGAGACCCAAACATCCCCACAACTTCAAGGCTGGAGCTATGAATGCATTG ATAAGGGTGTCATCAAAAATTAGCAATGGAGCCATCATTCTCAACGTAGACTGCGATATGTACTCGAACAATTCACATTCCATCCGGGATGCTCTTTGCTTCTTCATGGATGAAGAGAAGGGTCAAGAGATTGCTTTTGTGCAATATCCACAGAACTTCGAAAACATCACTAAGAACGAATTATATAGTAGCTCATTAAGAGTTATTAGCGAG GTGGAATTTCATGGTTTGGATGGCTATGGAGGTCCTATGTATATTGGAACTGGCTGCTTTCATAGAAGGGATACTCTATGTGGGAGGAAGTTCAGCAAGGACTATAGGAATGAATGGAAGAGAGAAAGCATAAAGACAGAAGAAAGTGCACATGAGTTACAAGAAAGTCTAAAGAATCTAGCAAGCTGCAGATATGAAGGAGATACACAATGGGGAAATGAG ATGGGGTTGAAGTATGGGTGCCCAGTTGAAGATGTGATAACAGGGCTGTCCATTCAATGCCTAGGATGGAAATCAGTGTATCTCAACCCTGCCCAGAAGGCTTTCCTTGGGGTTGCTCCCAAGACACTGGAGCAGACTCTTGTGCAGCACAAGAGATGGTCTGAAGGTGATCTACAGATTCTGCTTTCCAAGTACAGTCCTGCATGGTATGGACTAGGAAGAATTAGCCCAGGCCTTATACTGGGTTATTGCACCTACTGCCTCTGGCCTCTCAACTCCTTGGCAACACTGTCCTATTGTATAGTCccttccctttttcttctccATGGCATTCCCTTGTTTCCACAG GTCTCAAGCCCATGGTTCCTACCATTTGCATACGTGATATTGGCCAAGTACAGTGGCAGCTTGGCAGAGTTCCTCTGGTCTGGAGGCACACTCTTGGGGTGGTGGAATGACCAGAGAATCTGGCTCTTTAAGAGAACAACCTCTTACCTCTTCGCCTTCATGGACACCATTCTGAGGCTACTGGGATTCTCTGAAACATCGTTTATACTGACAGCCAAAGTTGCTGATGAAGATGTGTCCCAGCGATATGAGGGAGAGATGATGGAGTTTGGAGGGTCTTCCCCCATGTTCACCATCTTAGCAACACTAGCAATGTTCAATCTGTTTTGTATTGTTGGGGTGGTGAAGAAGGTGGGCTTGGATATGGAGGTCTACAAAACAATGGCTCTGCAGATTCTTCTAGCTGTGGTTCTGCTTCTCATCAACTGGCCTCTGTACCAAGGCCTCTTCCTGAGGAAGGATAATGGCAAGATGCCATGCTCACTCACTGTTAAATCAGTTCTTCTGGCCTTAGTTGCTTGTGCCTGTTCCACGTTCTTCCACTTTCTTTTATCATAA
- the LOC117909659 gene encoding cellulose synthase-like protein E6 isoform X1: protein MTASTNLQMGLIYGCAVEDIITGLAIICRGWKPVYFSPHKSAFLGVAPTTLDQSLIQDKRWSEGLFQILLSKYCPLLYGYGKIKLGARLGYRVYLVWAPTFLPMLYYMIVPPLFLLHGIALFPEVSIPWFLPFAYVFVAKNAYSILETVSCGETFKTLWNFERMWMMRSATSYLFAFIDNLTMLFGLSETTFVITAKVADEDVLKRYQHEIIEFGSSSLMFTIISTLALLNLFSSVGGIKKVIFDIEFRVAAGLIPHVILCGVTVMLHVTVYEALFVRNDKGRIPSSVMFKSIIVASLACLMPYLLYN from the exons ATGACCGCTTCTACGAATTTGCAGATGGGCTTGATCTATGGGTGTGCAGTGGAAGATATCATCACTGGCTTGGCAATCATATGTAGGGGTTGGAAACCAGTTTACTTTAGTCCCCATAAAAGTGCTTTCTTGGGTGTTGCTCCAACAACATTAGATCAAAGTCTTATTCAGGACAAGAGGTGGTCTGAAGGTCTGTTTCAGATATTGCTCTCCAAGTACTGCCCCTTATTATATGGTTATGGGAAGATAAAACTGGGTGCTCGGTTGGGTTACCGTGTCTATCTCGTATGGGCTCCTACCTTCTTGCCGATGCTCTATTATATGATCGTTCCTCCCCTGTTCTTGCTTCATGGCATTGCCTTATTCCCAGAG GTTTCAATCCCATGGTTCTTGCCATTTGCTTATGTTTTTGTAGCCAAGAATGCTTACAGCATACTTGAGACAGTGAGCTGTGGAGAAACATTCAAGACTTTGTGGAACTTCGAACGAATGTGGATGATGCGATCAGCAACTTCATACCTGTTTGCCTTCATAGACAACCTCACAATGCTATTTGGACTTTCTGAAACAACATTTGTCATTACAGCCAAGGTGGCCGATGAGGATGTGTTGAAGAGGTACCAACATGAAATCATTGAATTTGGAAGCTCATCTCTCATGTTTACTATCATATCAACATTAGCCCTGCTGAACCTTTTCAGTTCAGTTGGGGGAATCAAGAAAGTCATTTTCGATATCGAATTCAGGGTTGCTGCAGGCTTGATCCCACATGTTATTCTTTGTGGGGTAACAGTTATGCTCCATGTGACTGTGTACGAAGCCCTCTTTGTCCGCAACGATAAGGGCCGAATCCCATCCTCTGTTATGTTCAAGTCAATTATTGTAGCTTCGCTGGCATGTCTAATGCCCTATTTGCTTTACAATTAA
- the LOC117909659 gene encoding cellulose synthase-like protein E6 isoform X2, which produces MGLIYGCAVEDIITGLAIICRGWKPVYFSPHKSAFLGVAPTTLDQSLIQDKRWSEGLFQILLSKYCPLLYGYGKIKLGARLGYRVYLVWAPTFLPMLYYMIVPPLFLLHGIALFPEVSIPWFLPFAYVFVAKNAYSILETVSCGETFKTLWNFERMWMMRSATSYLFAFIDNLTMLFGLSETTFVITAKVADEDVLKRYQHEIIEFGSSSLMFTIISTLALLNLFSSVGGIKKVIFDIEFRVAAGLIPHVILCGVTVMLHVTVYEALFVRNDKGRIPSSVMFKSIIVASLACLMPYLLYN; this is translated from the exons ATGGGCTTGATCTATGGGTGTGCAGTGGAAGATATCATCACTGGCTTGGCAATCATATGTAGGGGTTGGAAACCAGTTTACTTTAGTCCCCATAAAAGTGCTTTCTTGGGTGTTGCTCCAACAACATTAGATCAAAGTCTTATTCAGGACAAGAGGTGGTCTGAAGGTCTGTTTCAGATATTGCTCTCCAAGTACTGCCCCTTATTATATGGTTATGGGAAGATAAAACTGGGTGCTCGGTTGGGTTACCGTGTCTATCTCGTATGGGCTCCTACCTTCTTGCCGATGCTCTATTATATGATCGTTCCTCCCCTGTTCTTGCTTCATGGCATTGCCTTATTCCCAGAG GTTTCAATCCCATGGTTCTTGCCATTTGCTTATGTTTTTGTAGCCAAGAATGCTTACAGCATACTTGAGACAGTGAGCTGTGGAGAAACATTCAAGACTTTGTGGAACTTCGAACGAATGTGGATGATGCGATCAGCAACTTCATACCTGTTTGCCTTCATAGACAACCTCACAATGCTATTTGGACTTTCTGAAACAACATTTGTCATTACAGCCAAGGTGGCCGATGAGGATGTGTTGAAGAGGTACCAACATGAAATCATTGAATTTGGAAGCTCATCTCTCATGTTTACTATCATATCAACATTAGCCCTGCTGAACCTTTTCAGTTCAGTTGGGGGAATCAAGAAAGTCATTTTCGATATCGAATTCAGGGTTGCTGCAGGCTTGATCCCACATGTTATTCTTTGTGGGGTAACAGTTATGCTCCATGTGACTGTGTACGAAGCCCTCTTTGTCCGCAACGATAAGGGCCGAATCCCATCCTCTGTTATGTTCAAGTCAATTATTGTAGCTTCGCTGGCATGTCTAATGCCCTATTTGCTTTACAATTAA
- the LOC117909572 gene encoding cellulose synthase-like protein E6 translates to MGGGEDEAVQPLFATKQLKGRVAYRCFASTIFVGICLILVYRLKHIPSAEEHGRWAWIGLFIAELWFGFYWIITQSVRWNVIHRVPFKDRLLQRHGEKLPGVDIFVCTADPTLEPPTLVVNTVLSAMAYNYPTDKLSVYLSDDGGSELTFYALLEASRFSKHWIPFCKKFKVEPRSPQGYFVQHNDSQDITYANEWLAIKKLYEEMKNRIESAVEVGSIPKEVRDQHKGFSEWDSKITKKDHQSIVQILIDGRDTNAIDSDGNRLPTLVYIAREKRPQVHHNFKAGSMNALTRVSSEMSNGPIILNLDCDMYSNDPDTIMDALCFFLDEEKGHRVSYVQYPQHYNNVHKSNIYSCSNMVVNKIELAGLDGYGGTLYCGTGCFHRRESLCGRRYSEDYKAEWSTRTWKNAERTVPELEEASKVLANCSYEKGTLWGQEMGLMYGCSVEDVITGLVIQCKGWEPVYYSPYKRAFLGVAATTLDDALIQYKRWAEGMFQIFFSKYCPFFYGHRKIKLGAQMGYCVYLLWAPNSLPMLYYTIVPPLFLLRGVALFPEVSSLWFLPFAYVFTAKYAYSMLEAVWCGDSFKAWWNLERTWLIRSATSYLFALIDNLTKQLGLSETTFVITAKVADEGVLKRYQQEIIEFGNASLMVTIISTLALLNLFSLVGGMTRVIFSMEFRGGVAGLIPHMSLCGLTVMLNLPVYHALFIRSDKGRIPSSVMFKSIVLSSLACLLPYLL, encoded by the exons ATGGGCGGTGGAGAGGATGAGGCAGTGCAGCCACTGTTTGCGACCAAACAATTGAAGGGTAGAGTTGCTTATAGGTGTTTTGCTTCCACAATCTTTGTGggaatatgtttgattttggtGTATAGACTGAAGCATATACCAAGTGCAGAAGAACATGGCAGATGGGCTTGGATTGGATTGTTCATAGCTGAGCTTTGGTTCGGGTTTTATTGGATTATCACACAGTCTGTTCGTTGGAATGTTATCCATCGTGTACCGTTCAAGGATAGGCTCTTGCAGAG GCATGGGGAGAAGTTACCAGGGGTGGACATCTTTGTGTGCACGGCGGATCCAACCTTAGAGCCACCAACTTTGGTGGTTAACACCGTCTTGTCAGCCATGGCTTATAACTATCCAACTGACAAGTTGAGTGTCTATCTTTCTGATGATGGCGGTTCAGAGCTGACGTTCTATGCTCTCTTGGAGGCCTCTCGTTTCTCTAAACACTGGATTCCCTTCTGCAAGAAATTCAAGGTCGAGCCGCGGTCTCCACAGGGCTATTTTGTCCAGCATAATGATTCACAGGACATCACTTATGCCAATGAATGGCTGGCCATTAAG aaattgtatgaagagatgaaaaaccggatcgaaTCAGCTGTTGAGGTGGGCAGCATTCCAAAGGAAGTAAGGGATCAACACAAAGGATTCTCAGAATGGGACTCTAAAATAACTAAGAAGGATCATCAGTCAATTGTTCAG attttAATCGACGGGAGGGACACAAATGCAATTGATAGTGATGGAAATCGGTTGCCAACACTGGTATACATAGCACGAGAGAAGAGACCGCAAGTGCACCATAACTTCAAAGCTGGTTCCATGAATGCATTG ACAAGAGTGTCATCAGAGATGAGCAATGGACCTATAATCCTAAACCTGGATTGTGACATGTACTCGAACGATCCTGATACGATAATGGATGCACTATGTTTCTTCCTGGATGAAGAGAAAGGCCACAGGGTTTCTTATGTGCAGTATCCACAGCACTACAATAATGTCCACAAGAGCAATATTTATTCATGTTCAAATATGGTTGTTAATAAG ATTGAGCTTGCTGGCCTAGATGGATATGGCGGGACTCTGTATTGTGGCACGGGGTGCTTCCACAGAAGAGAAAGTCTTTGTGGAAGGAGGTATTCTGAGGATTACAAAGCAGAATGGAGCACTAGGACTTGGAAAAATGCTGAAAGAACTGTCCCGGAGTTGGAAGAAGCATCCAAAGTCCTTGCCAATTGTAGCTATGAGAAGGGTACTCTATGGGGGCAAgag ATGGGTTTGATGTATGGGTGTTCAGTGGAAGATGTCATCACTGGGTTGGTAATTCAATGCAAGGGTTGGGAACCAGTTTACTATAGTCCCTATAAAAGGGCCTTCTTGGGTGTTGCCGCAACTACATTAGATGACGCTCTTATTCAATACAAGAGGTGGGCTGAAGGGATGTTTCAGATATTTTTCTCCAAGTACTGCCCCTTCTTCTATGGGCACAGGAAGATAAAACTGGGAGCCCAGATGGGTTACTGTGTTTACCTTCTGTGGGCTCCTAACTCCTTGCCAATGCTCTATTACACTATCGTTCCTCCCCTGTTCTTGCTTCGTGGCGTTGCCTTATTCCCAGAG GTGTCAAGCCTATGGTTCCTGCCATTTGCGTATGTTTTTACAGCCAAGTACGCTTACAGCATGCTTGAGGCAGTGTGGTGTGGAGATTCATTCAAGGCATGGTGGAACCTAGAACGAACATGGCTGATCCGATCAGCAACTTCATACCTTTTTGCCTTGATTGATAACCTCACCAAGCAACTGGGGCTGTCTGAAACAACCTTTGTCATCACAGCCAAGGTGGCTGACGAGGGTGTGTTGAAGAGATACCAGCAAGAGATTATTGAGTTTGGAAATGCATCTCTAATGGTTACCATCATATCAACGTTGGCACTGCTGAATCTTTTCAGTTTAGTTGGGGGGATGACGAGAGTCATCTTCAGTATGGAGTTCAGGGGTGGTGTTGCAGGCTTGATCCCACATATGAGCCTATGTGGGCTGACTGTTATGCTCAATCTTCCAGTGTACCATGCCCTCTTTATCCGCAGTGACAAGGGCAGAATCCCATCCTCTGTTATGTTCAAGTCAATTGTTTTATCCTCACTGGCATGTCTACTGCCCTATTTATTATAG